The following DNA comes from bacterium.
TTAAAAAGAATAACAACCCATAGCGATGAACTTGGCGATTCAATTCAGGAAAAAGGAAATATGGATGTCGAAATGACGATTGATGTAATTCATCATATGAAAAAGTATGATGTTGCTGTATTATTTACGGGCGATTCTGATTTTCTTGAGTTGGTAACTTATGTAAAAAATGGAGGCAAAAAAGTTTATATCTTTTCTTCAAAGAATAATATTTCCCAAGAATTGCGAACAGGCGGGGATGGTTATTTTGATGTACTTAATATTGGAGAAGATATTTGGGGCAGAGAATTAAAGCGTAGGGAGAATATGCCGAAATAAAAAGCAACCCTCCTCGCGGAAGGTTGCCCTTGGATGTAAAACCCTATCAGTTTATGGAAAACCAATAGATACTTATAATATACTCTTTCTAAATTTAAAGTCAATAGTCTATCCACATAATCAATAAAATTAAAATTTTCCAAAGATCTAATCAAAGAATAAGATAAATATTATGGAAACTACAAAAATAGCTTTATTTAAAGGAAAAAAAATTAGACGAATTATTTTTAAAAATGAGTGGTATTTTTCAGTTGTTGATATTATTGAGGCGTTAACGGATAGCGTTCAGCCGAGTAAATATTGGACCGCAATGAAAGCAAGGGTTAATTTGGAAGATGAAGTTCAGTTATCTACAATTTGTAGACGACTGAAATTCATCGCCAAGAAAATTCAGAAGGCATACCAAAATTAAAGCAAGATGCCGGCAGGGGAGGGAAGATAGCCGGAAACGCCAGAAAAGAACTGGAAAAAGAATTAGGCAGACCAATTGTGTCTAAAAAGAATTATTTGCAAAAACCGAAAAATAAAAAGTTATTAGATAAATAATATGAACTTAAAAATCTTAAAAATCAATTCATATTGAAAATCTGAACACAAAATTTTCAAAAGATTTAATTAAAGGACAAGATAAATATTTGGCGCTTTTCAAGAGTATAATTTATGAAAACAAAAACAAAAGAAAATGATCTATGGGATGTCGTGGTGATCGGCGGAGGGCCGGCGGGAATGATGGCGGCGGGAAGGGCGGCGGAGCGCGGTTTGTCAGTTTTACTCTTGGAAAAAAATGCGGTACTCGGAAAAAAACTTCTGCTTACTGGCGGCGGGCGGTGCAATTTAACTAATAATATTTCCGATATTCGCTTGTTGTCAGCGAAGTATAAAAAAAGCGGCAAGTTTTTATTGTCGGCTTTTTCACAGTTTGGCGTTGAGGAAACGCTTGAGTTTTTCAATAGCCGGGGAATGGCGACGAAAGAAGAAGACGACGAAAGAATTTTTCCTGTTTCCAATCAGGCGCAATCGGTTTTAGATGTGCTGATTCGCTATATGAAAAAAGGCGGAGTAAAAATTGAGACTAATTCTGAAGTTAACGATTTGACGATTGGCGCGAAAAAAAAGCATTTTAACATTCGGATCAAGGACGGAAAAGAGTTAAAAGCGAAATCATGTATTGTCGCGACCGGAGGCACTGCGCTTTCTGTTACCGGTTCCACCGGCGATGGATTTATTTGGCTTAAAAAACTTGGACATGCTATTGCCGAAAATAATCTCGCGCTTGTGCCGGTCGCGTTGAAAGATATTTGGGCGAAAAAATTAAGCGGAATAATTCTTGAAGATATTAAGCTTACGATATTTCAGAATGGCCGCAAATACGGAGCGGAAAAAGGCAAGATGCTTTTTGCCCATTTTGGGATTACCGGACCGCTAGTGCTTAATATGAGCAGGGAAATCGGCGAGCTGATAAAGAATGGCGAAGTTATTATATCGCTTGATCTTTTTCCGGGCCTTGATCAAAATGCATTGAGTAAAAAATTTCTGGAACTTCTCCAAAACGAGAGTAATAAAAAATTGAAAAATACATTAAGCCTTTTTATTCCTTCGGCGCTTGCTTTAGAAGTTTTAGAGATGGCGAGTATTGATGGCGAAACTTTTAACCATAGTTTAAAAAGCGAAGAACGGGTGAAATTACTTGCGATGTTAAAAAATATTACTCTTAATGTCCGGGGCTTGCTTGGAGCGGATAAAGCGATTGCTTCTTCGGGCGGTGTTGAGCTCCGAGACGTAGACTTTAAGACAATGCAGTCGCGTCTTGTGCCTCGCTTGTATATTATCGGAGACGCGTTAAATATTGATCGCGCTTCCGGCGGCTACAGCCTGCAGCTTTGTTGGACGACCGGTTTTGTGGCGGGAGATAATTGCTGAAGGCTATAAAGACTTTATTTGCTTCTCATACCGGGCGCAAAACCCGGTTTTTAATTTTATGGCAGATTTACAGGGTTTGTGATATAATTAAACAAAATAGCTTAGAATAATCTTATGTTTAGTCCCGTTATTAATTTTTTTTACGGCTGGTATATTGATGATACGAGAAATTTTTGGAATTGGCTCGGCAAGCTTTTAAAAACCCTTGATCGCGACATAGGATTAGTTGGTAATTTGCAAAACTGGGCAAGTCCTCTTTATGGAGACTATACTTATGTTGGGATAGTGATAGGGCCGATCCTAAGGACTATGAGGATTTTTTTTGGTCTGGCTTTTTACTCGGTAATAGCTTTTTTTTCGTTGATGGTTTATTTATTTTGGATAGCTTTGCCAATGGTGGCAATTATAATGGTATTTTTAAATTTATTTGATAAAAGATAATAATGGCGGGGATCAATGTCAATAAAAACAAGGATAGTATGGAAATTATAACTTGCTCTGTTTGCGGCGGCTTGGGAATTGTTGTCGCTCGTCAATCGGAAGCAAAAAGCCAAACGTGCCAAGAATGCGGCGGCGCGGGAGTGTGGCTCGCAAAAGGCAATGAAAAATATTTTTGGCAGCCGCAAAACAAAATAGGTTCGTCCTTATCCCGATGGCTAAAGACCGTTGTAGCTGTTGCTATTAAGATTTTGGCGATTTTTTTTATCATTTCTTCTTATGACAAAGCGATTGTTTTTCTGGAATCTTCCGATGATATTTTTGCTTTGTTCACTCAAAAAGGCGTCGAACCTTTTCTTTTTTGGGCATCAACGCTTGTTTTGGTTTACTGGATCTATCTTTTGCGGGCGGCGGCAAAAAAAGAGCGCGAACAAGATTTTGATATTTTTAAAATAGTATTCGGTGTGTTTGATAAAGCGGAAACAAATCGGGGAAGCGGGTTCAATATTGAGCCGCTTTTGGATTCTTCGGCCAAGGGAAAAATTTACGAAGCCGGAGCGATTGCCGAAGGATCAAAAAACCAGGTTGGCGTTTGGCATTTACTGAAAGCGCTGTTTAGTGATCGGGATATTGAACGGATCATTGCTATGCTTGAAGTCAGCCAAAAAGAAATGATCGAATTAATAAATAATAAGATCAAAGAAACCGCCGAGCCGATCTTAGGAGAGCAAAAAGTTCAATTCAATGCCGATATTAAGAAAGCCGTGATCGGTTCTTTGCTGGAAGCGGTAAAAATGGGTAGGAAAGATATTGATAAAATAAGCCTTTTTTCTTCGGTGGCGATAAATCTTAAGGATGTTAATTTTTTCTTGCAGGGATCGGGGATCAACGCGGAGAATCTTCATACGGGAGTATTGTGGTCTCAAAAGGAAAATAACGGAGGATTCTTACAAAAGTTATTTATAAAAAAAGGGCTCAGAAGAGTAACGATCAAGCATCGGATAATGAATAGCGCGTGGACAGCCAGGCCGACGCCGACTCTTGATAAATTCAGCTACGACATAACCGATTATGCGGCGGCGGGGGTTTTGCCTCCGATCGTGGGCAGAGAAAAGGAGATCAGCGAAGTAATGAGAATTTTGGAGAGAAACAGCAAGAATAATGTGCTTTTGATCGGCGAGACAGGGAGCGGCAGAAGATCTATCGTTAACGCGATCGGCAGATTAATGGCTAGTGATAAATGTTTGTCAAAACTTAGAGACAAGCGTCTGGTTTCTCTTGATGCTTCATTGGTAGTTTCCGGAGTGACGGCAGGCGGTGAGCTTGAGGAGAGAATACAAGATATTTTGCAGGAAATCCAATTGGCGGGGAATATTATTTTTTTTATTCCCGATATTCATAATTTAGCCGACTCGGGCGCTGAGCATGGTTTTGATGTTTCGGAAATCCTAACTCCGGTTTTCAGACAAAGCTATTTACAGGTAATTGGTACGACAACTTTTTTTGATTATCACCAGACGATCGAGAAGCGCGGCGATTTTGCCGATACTTTTGATATAGTTAAGGTGGAAGAGGTTACTCCCGATGTTGCTTTGGAAATTTTATCAAGGGAATCATACGGAATAGAGGAAAAAGAAGAAGTTCGGTTTACTTTTAATGCTCTTAAAAAAGCGGTTGATCTTTCCCAAAGGTACATTTTTAACAAGCTTTTGCCCGCCAAGGCTGTGGATCTATTAAGCGAGGCTGCGGTTATGGTGAAAGTGCGATCGGGAAAAGATTCTTTGGTAAAGAGCGAAGACATCATGGCTTTGGTGACCGAAAAGACAGGGGTGCCGGTTATTGATATTACAAGCAAGGAAGCGAATATATTAAATAATCTTGAATCAGAGATTCACAAAAGAATGATCGGCCAGGATTTGGCG
Coding sequences within:
- a CDS encoding NYN domain-containing protein, which translates into the protein MILPKIFKKKDIEKPNAIYVFIDASNLWQAQKAKGKMFDYQKLKIFLKIKFGASEIQVFYYTAYPAKGTRDYCLDGRHKFFTYLKKGLGFIVRKKELKRITTHSDELGDSIQEKGNMDVEMTIDVIHHMKKYDVAVLFTGDSDFLELVTYVKNGGKKVYIFSSKNNISQELRTGGDGYFDVLNIGEDIWGRELKRRENMPK
- a CDS encoding AAA family ATPase, giving the protein MAGINVNKNKDSMEIITCSVCGGLGIVVARQSEAKSQTCQECGGAGVWLAKGNEKYFWQPQNKIGSSLSRWLKTVVAVAIKILAIFFIISSYDKAIVFLESSDDIFALFTQKGVEPFLFWASTLVLVYWIYLLRAAAKKEREQDFDIFKIVFGVFDKAETNRGSGFNIEPLLDSSAKGKIYEAGAIAEGSKNQVGVWHLLKALFSDRDIERIIAMLEVSQKEMIELINNKIKETAEPILGEQKVQFNADIKKAVIGSLLEAVKMGRKDIDKISLFSSVAINLKDVNFFLQGSGINAENLHTGVLWSQKENNGGFLQKLFIKKGLRRVTIKHRIMNSAWTARPTPTLDKFSYDITDYAAAGVLPPIVGREKEISEVMRILERNSKNNVLLIGETGSGRRSIVNAIGRLMASDKCLSKLRDKRLVSLDASLVVSGVTAGGELEERIQDILQEIQLAGNIIFFIPDIHNLADSGAEHGFDVSEILTPVFRQSYLQVIGTTTFFDYHQTIEKRGDFADTFDIVKVEEVTPDVALEILSRESYGIEEKEEVRFTFNALKKAVDLSQRYIFNKLLPAKAVDLLSEAAVMVKVRSGKDSLVKSEDIMALVTEKTGVPVIDITSKEANILNNLESEIHKRMIGQDLAVKAISEAIKRMRVGLKNEKKPMGVFLFLGPTGVGKTELAKTLAEVYFGSEKLMVRLDMSEFQSVQSIEKLIGSPDGVVSGQLTEAVKKKPFSLVLLDEFEKAHPNVLNLFLQVFDDGRLTDSLGRLVDFTNTIIIATSNAGSKIIQERLREGKTIPEFQAEFEKNLLEYFKPELLNRFNAQIIFKTLSEDDITQIAKLQIKNLSKRMEKAQGIEIKITDEAVAKISRIGYNPFFGARNLQRVITEKIENVIADKFLKGEIKRGQVYTVKDIE